Proteins from a single region of Chryseobacterium sp. W4I1:
- a CDS encoding phosphopantetheine-binding protein, protein MENLKTELKHKIIEVLNLEDVSVEEVKDTDPLFGGGLGLDSIDALELIVLLDKDYGIKLADPKKGKEIFQSIDTMAAFIEENRTK, encoded by the coding sequence ATGGAAAACTTAAAAACAGAATTGAAGCACAAAATTATTGAAGTCCTTAACCTTGAAGACGTTTCTGTAGAAGAGGTAAAAGATACAGATCCATTATTCGGAGGTGGTTTGGGCCTTGATTCTATTGATGCTCTGGAACTTATTGTTCTGCTTGATAAAGACTATGGAATAAAATTAGCCGATCCTAAAAAAGGAAAGGAAATTTTCCAGTCTATCGACACAATGGCTGCGTTTATTGAAGAGAACAGAACAAAATAA